The Bacteroidia bacterium genome has a segment encoding these proteins:
- a CDS encoding T9SS type A sorting domain-containing protein produces MKKILLICSTLISLSFFAHLQAQPGIAGGYIDYFCAGQDSFYITLHVTADCNSSLAFSKTLTATPECSAVSPVSIQLSVQDSADRTEYCEGACNRCSDPGCSAPYGFTEYRLTGILDLSQQACDKWTFNWQESKRSGAITTGPANDGIYLYATIDKAVAPCNSTSTLRPFGSTLICAGQCFMSYGNGPDPDGDSLVYSLVSAKSSPTQDVTYHSPYTAETPLYYNGFPNTTFPYDPPLCRGFHLDAADGTLAFRPQQAQSAIISYRIEEYRNQIKIGERVRDLMVTVINCPSNDLPILSGINGSTNFSTEACPGQNISFTINSSHPSTDTVFMRWDGGIPGANFTVSTGRLPTGTFSWTPKESDVRHSPYFFTLQATDNACPLPGNIIRSYRITVKPLPTAHYTVTDLGMGLYEFSITGSNPPGALVEWSGGDGIGTGNGGADAGKRKFTHQFSQEDTIPFRLRLITDCVNIYDDTLIVEFTTGMNKPLSANPAVQLFPNPAKGHATLLFDKSGFAPTTVELYSPEGKIVGTWRQEQPGELRMDREGLANGIYLLRLRNNLGQSWQAKLIFE; encoded by the coding sequence ATGAAAAAGATCTTGCTCATCTGCAGTACATTGATTTCTTTATCCTTTTTTGCCCACTTGCAGGCACAACCCGGAATAGCCGGGGGCTACATTGACTATTTCTGCGCTGGGCAGGATAGTTTCTACATCACACTCCACGTTACAGCCGACTGCAACAGCTCGCTGGCCTTCAGCAAAACGCTGACGGCCACACCGGAATGTAGTGCTGTTTCACCAGTTTCCATCCAGCTTTCCGTGCAGGATTCTGCTGATCGCACCGAATATTGTGAGGGTGCCTGTAACCGATGTAGCGATCCTGGGTGCTCAGCGCCTTATGGATTTACGGAATACCGGCTTACCGGTATTCTTGATCTCAGCCAACAAGCATGTGACAAATGGACGTTTAACTGGCAGGAAAGCAAGCGTTCCGGAGCAATTACTACCGGGCCGGCAAATGATGGTATTTACCTATATGCCACTATTGACAAAGCAGTAGCACCGTGCAACTCAACCTCCACACTTCGACCTTTTGGCAGCACACTTATTTGTGCAGGGCAATGCTTTATGTCTTACGGCAATGGCCCGGACCCGGACGGTGATTCGCTGGTATATTCCCTTGTTTCGGCTAAGTCATCACCCACGCAGGATGTTACTTATCACTCACCTTACACGGCTGAGACACCCCTATACTACAATGGCTTCCCCAATACGACCTTCCCATACGATCCTCCGCTTTGCCGGGGATTCCATCTTGATGCTGCTGATGGCACCCTCGCATTCAGACCCCAGCAGGCGCAAAGTGCCATTATCAGCTACCGGATTGAAGAATATCGCAATCAGATTAAAATTGGTGAGCGCGTAAGAGACCTGATGGTAACAGTGATAAATTGCCCTTCAAACGATTTACCCATCCTCAGTGGAATAAACGGATCCACAAACTTCAGTACGGAAGCTTGTCCGGGGCAAAATATTTCGTTTACGATAAACTCATCTCACCCATCCACTGATACGGTATTCATGCGCTGGGATGGAGGCATTCCCGGGGCCAACTTTACTGTGAGTACAGGACGCTTGCCTACCGGAACTTTTTCCTGGACCCCGAAGGAGTCTGACGTGAGACACTCACCTTATTTCTTTACTTTGCAGGCCACTGACAATGCGTGCCCTCTTCCTGGCAATATCATCCGCTCCTACCGGATAACAGTAAAACCGCTTCCGACAGCCCATTATACCGTTACCGATCTGGGTATGGGATTATACGAATTCTCAATAACCGGGTCTAATCCCCCGGGTGCTCTTGTGGAATGGAGTGGCGGTGACGGCATCGGCACAGGCAATGGTGGGGCAGATGCCGGGAAACGGAAGTTCACACATCAGTTTTCACAAGAAGACACTATTCCATTTCGATTAAGATTGATTACAGATTGTGTCAATATATATGACGACACTTTGATCGTAGAATTTACAACTGGAATGAACAAACCGCTTTCGGCAAATCCTGCCGTCCAACTGTTTCCCAATCCGGCTAAAGGCCATGCCACCCTCCTGTTCGATAAAAGTGGGTTTGCACCAACTACTGTGGAACTTTACAGCCCTGAAGGCAAGATCGTGGGAACGTGGAGGCAGGAACAACCCGGTGAGTTAAGGATGGACAGGGAAGGCCTGGCCAATGGAATTTATCTTTTGCGGCTTCGAAACAATTTGGGGCAAAGCTGGCAGGCTAAATTAATATTTGAATAA
- a CDS encoding ORF6N domain-containing protein → MPYKYLPIEKIQDRIFTMRGVQVMVDRDLAEMYEVEVKRLNEQVKRNIDRFPETFRFQLSNNEKDELVAICDRFESLKHSFHNPHIFTEQGVAKRKNEVAAAIYTKTISV, encoded by the coding sequence ATGCCTTATAAATATTTGCCCATAGAAAAAATTCAAGATCGAATCTTCACCATGCGGGGCGTGCAGGTGATGGTTGACCGTGATTTGGCAGAGATGTATGAGGTTGAGGTAAAACGGTTGAATGAACAAGTAAAAAGGAATATTGACCGCTTTCCTGAAACTTTTAGATTTCAACTGAGCAATAATGAAAAAGATGAACTGGTCGCAATTTGCGACCGGTTCGAATCACTAAAACACTCTTTTCATAATCCTCACATTTTCACAGAACAAGGCGTTGCTAAACGTAAAAATGAGGTAGCGGCCGCCATCTACACCAAAACCATAAGCGTTTAA
- a CDS encoding DUF1343 domain-containing protein, which yields MKFQRVKLLLFIALLVAPLQTFAQIGLGAEQTAKYLPALTGKKVALVANQTSLVGSTHLLDTLLSLKINVVKVFTPEHGFRGNVSAGEKVSSTVDEKTGVPLVSLYGDNKKPSVAQMQDADVLVFDIQDVGARFYTYISTLHYVMEACAENQKLLVVLDRPNPNGSYIDGPVLVPAFKSFVGMHPVPVVHGMTMGEYAQMINGEGWLANGKKCNLQVIPLLNYTHSTEYDLPAPPSPNLKSKEAICLYPSLCFFEGTNVSVGRGTDTPFEIIGRPGFKAGNFTFTPKSIPGVADNPPYEGKQCTGFSLTNFCREYIMPSREIYLYWLTGFYNDSEDKSKFFNGFFDKLAGTDELRKQIERGESPEDIRKSWQPGLRQYDEMRQKYLLYPLS from the coding sequence ATGAAGTTTCAGCGTGTAAAATTACTACTGTTTATTGCTTTGCTTGTGGCTCCGCTGCAAACTTTTGCACAAATTGGGCTGGGAGCGGAGCAAACCGCCAAATATCTGCCCGCTCTTACCGGAAAAAAAGTAGCACTCGTGGCGAACCAAACTTCGCTGGTGGGCAGCACGCATCTCCTGGATACACTGTTGTCGCTGAAGATAAATGTGGTAAAGGTGTTTACTCCCGAACATGGGTTTCGCGGCAATGTCTCAGCAGGAGAGAAGGTGAGTTCCACAGTGGATGAGAAAACTGGCGTCCCGCTGGTATCGCTCTATGGAGATAATAAAAAGCCCTCGGTGGCCCAGATGCAGGATGCAGATGTGCTGGTATTCGATATTCAGGATGTGGGCGCACGTTTTTATACCTACATCTCCACCCTCCACTACGTAATGGAGGCATGTGCTGAAAATCAAAAGTTGCTTGTGGTCCTGGATCGTCCGAATCCTAACGGCAGTTACATAGACGGGCCGGTGCTGGTCCCGGCATTCAAATCATTCGTAGGAATGCATCCCGTACCGGTAGTCCACGGAATGACGATGGGCGAATATGCGCAAATGATCAATGGAGAGGGCTGGCTCGCCAATGGAAAGAAATGCAATCTTCAGGTTATTCCGTTGTTAAACTACACCCATTCCACAGAATACGACCTTCCTGCTCCTCCATCTCCAAACCTTAAAAGCAAAGAGGCAATTTGCCTATATCCTTCCCTCTGCTTTTTTGAAGGCACCAATGTAAGCGTAGGCCGGGGAACCGATACTCCTTTTGAGATCATCGGACGGCCAGGGTTTAAGGCCGGCAATTTTACCTTCACGCCAAAGAGCATTCCCGGAGTGGCTGACAATCCGCCTTATGAAGGGAAGCAATGTACTGGGTTCAGCCTCACAAATTTTTGCCGGGAATACATTATGCCTTCCAGAGAAATTTACCTTTATTGGCTTACGGGTTTTTACAATGACAGCGAAGACAAAAGCAAATTCTTTAATGGGTTTTTTGACAAATTAGCGGGTACTGACGAATTGCGCAAACAGATAGAACGCGGAGAATCACCCGAGGATATAAGAAAATCGTGGCAACCTGGCCTCCGGCAATATGATGAAATGAGGCAAAAGTATTTGCTTTATCCGTTGTCTTGA
- a CDS encoding FtsX-like permease family protein — protein MNFELYVAERISFRSRRTFSKLVVRIAVSAIALSVAIMIISVSIVKGFQGEITNKVIGFGSHIQVSHAKINRTFENTPIERSQEFYRKADSMPKVRHVQSFAFIPGIFRTDEAIEGVILKGVDEHYDWQFFEQKLVKGHPVRYNDSAASNDIVVSQIIADKLKLDTGDRVITYFIRRAAQVRRFTVAGIYDTGLEEIDERFVLADIGHIQQLNEWDENMIGGYEVLLHDLDDLEEVNAQIRLMVPPYQDTQTIKELFPQIFDWLNLLNINVLIMLPLLIIVASINMITALLIMILEKTQMIGVLKALGANNYSVRKIFIYNALLLSILGVVLGNILGLGLMWLQYEFQIIHLAQESYYVSEVPVIFNFLDIFLINAGTIIVCSLIMLLPSLLATRITPLKALRFE, from the coding sequence TTGAATTTTGAACTTTATGTAGCGGAACGGATTTCCTTCCGTTCCAGACGCACCTTCTCGAAACTGGTTGTAAGAATTGCCGTATCGGCCATCGCCCTTAGCGTGGCCATTATGATTATTTCTGTGTCTATCGTAAAAGGATTCCAGGGCGAGATCACAAATAAGGTAATTGGTTTCGGTTCTCACATCCAGGTGAGTCATGCAAAAATAAACCGCACGTTCGAGAACACACCTATAGAGAGAAGTCAAGAATTTTACCGCAAAGCTGACAGCATGCCTAAAGTGCGTCATGTCCAATCCTTTGCATTTATTCCGGGAATTTTCCGGACAGATGAGGCAATTGAAGGCGTGATCCTGAAAGGCGTGGATGAACATTATGACTGGCAGTTCTTTGAGCAAAAGCTTGTAAAGGGCCACCCGGTGCGGTACAATGATTCAGCAGCCTCCAACGATATTGTGGTCTCGCAAATTATTGCTGACAAGCTGAAGCTGGATACCGGAGACCGGGTGATCACCTACTTCATCAGGCGGGCCGCACAGGTGAGACGCTTTACCGTGGCCGGGATATATGATACAGGGCTGGAAGAGATTGATGAGCGATTTGTGCTGGCTGACATTGGCCATATCCAGCAACTGAACGAATGGGATGAAAATATGATCGGTGGATATGAGGTGCTGCTCCATGATCTGGATGACCTGGAAGAGGTGAATGCTCAGATCCGGCTTATGGTGCCTCCCTACCAGGATACCCAAACCATCAAAGAACTATTCCCCCAGATCTTCGATTGGCTCAACCTGCTTAATATCAATGTGCTTATTATGTTGCCCTTGCTCATCATTGTGGCCAGCATCAACATGATCACTGCCCTCCTCATCATGATCCTGGAAAAAACACAAATGATCGGGGTGTTGAAGGCGCTGGGTGCAAACAATTATTCTGTTCGCAAAATATTCATTTACAACGCCTTGCTTCTGTCAATACTGGGTGTTGTGCTGGGCAACATTCTGGGGCTGGGCCTTATGTGGCTTCAGTACGAGTTTCAGATCATCCACCTGGCCCAGGAATCTTATTACGTATCTGAAGTCCCTGTAATTTTTAACTTCCTGGATATTTTCCTGATCAATGCAGGAACCATCATCGTATGCTCGCTCATTATGCTGCTGCCTTCGTTGCTTGCCACGCGCATTACGCCTCTCAAGGCGCTCCGTTTTGAATAG